Proteins encoded by one window of Martelella endophytica:
- a CDS encoding aa3-type cytochrome c oxidase subunit IV produces the protein MQNAETSKPVDEADFSEHAKTYNFFVAGTKYGTLHVIALMVAMAAGLVGPFGFFGALIIFILINAIGIYILR, from the coding sequence ATGCAGAATGCCGAAACGTCCAAGCCTGTAGACGAGGCCGACTTTTCCGAACACGCCAAGACCTACAATTTCTTTGTGGCCGGCACGAAATACGGCACGCTGCATGTCATTGCGCTGATGGTTGCCATGGCAGCCGGTCTTGTCGGTCCTTTCGGATTTTTCGGCGCCTTGATCATCTTCATTCTCATCAACGCGATCGGCATCTATATTCTGCGCTGA